From Salinicoccus roseus, the proteins below share one genomic window:
- a CDS encoding glycoside hydrolase family 43 protein yields the protein MKIENPILKGFNPDPSILRVGDDYYIAVSTFEWFPGVQIHHSRDLVNWELVSHPLNRVSQLDMKGNPNSGGVWAPCLSYSDGQFWLIYTDVKVVNGQWKDCHNYLVTADAVDGEWSEPIFLNSSGFDPSLFHDEDGKKYLVNMVWNHRVGHHPFRGIVLQEYSPEGKELVGKPEIIFEGTEIKLTEAPHIYKIDGYYYLLTAEGGTRYEHAATLARSKNLRGPYELHPDNPLLSSWHDPSNPLQKAGHASIVETQNGEWYIAHLTGRPLMVESESIYHNRGYCPLGRETALQRLEWRDGWPYVIGSKAGSLLVEAPDLPPYPVSSTYKELETFEEDGLNINFQTLRIPFNDTIGSLKESPDHLRLYGRESLTSLFTQSFVARRWQSLDFEAETALKYIPETFQQAAGLVNYYNTENWTALQVSFDEEKGRVLELTSCDNFSFSAHLEHPVEVPESVEYIYLKVKVDGHHYNYSYSFDGESWMDIGVTFESRKLSDDYVEGGGFFTGAFVGMQCQDTSGRGKHADFKYFRYSEN from the coding sequence ATGAAAATAGAAAATCCGATACTTAAAGGGTTCAACCCAGATCCGAGTATATTGAGGGTGGGCGACGACTACTATATAGCTGTCTCCACATTTGAATGGTTCCCGGGAGTCCAGATCCATCACTCGAGAGATTTGGTGAACTGGGAGCTGGTTTCCCATCCGCTTAACCGGGTATCCCAGCTTGACATGAAGGGCAATCCAAACTCCGGTGGCGTGTGGGCCCCATGCCTCTCCTACAGTGATGGTCAATTTTGGCTCATCTATACAGATGTAAAGGTGGTCAATGGCCAATGGAAGGATTGCCACAACTATTTGGTGACTGCAGACGCTGTAGATGGAGAATGGAGTGAACCCATCTTCCTGAACAGTTCAGGGTTTGACCCTTCGCTGTTCCATGATGAAGATGGGAAGAAGTATCTGGTGAATATGGTATGGAACCACCGGGTCGGCCATCATCCTTTCCGGGGGATCGTCCTCCAGGAATATTCTCCGGAAGGCAAGGAACTCGTAGGAAAGCCGGAGATTATTTTCGAGGGGACGGAAATAAAACTGACTGAGGCGCCGCATATTTATAAAATAGACGGCTACTACTATCTTCTTACTGCCGAAGGCGGAACGAGATATGAACATGCGGCCACCCTGGCACGTTCAAAAAACTTGCGGGGACCTTATGAGCTCCATCCCGACAATCCACTGCTCAGCTCTTGGCACGATCCCTCCAACCCACTGCAGAAGGCGGGGCATGCCTCCATCGTCGAGACACAGAATGGCGAGTGGTACATAGCGCATCTCACGGGGCGTCCGTTAATGGTGGAGTCGGAATCCATCTATCACAATCGAGGATACTGTCCGCTCGGCAGAGAAACCGCACTTCAGCGTCTGGAGTGGCGCGACGGATGGCCGTATGTAATCGGCAGCAAGGCAGGTAGCCTGCTAGTAGAAGCACCCGACTTGCCGCCGTATCCTGTGTCCTCTACGTATAAGGAATTGGAAACTTTTGAAGAGGATGGACTGAACATCAATTTCCAGACTCTCAGAATACCGTTTAACGACACAATCGGCTCTCTTAAGGAAAGTCCCGATCACCTTAGGTTGTATGGCCGGGAATCACTGACCTCCCTCTTCACCCAATCATTTGTTGCAAGAAGGTGGCAAAGCCTGGACTTCGAAGCTGAAACGGCACTCAAGTATATTCCTGAAACTTTCCAGCAGGCAGCTGGTCTGGTCAACTATTATAATACAGAAAACTGGACGGCCCTTCAGGTCTCTTTCGATGAAGAGAAGGGGAGGGTGCTGGAATTGACTTCCTGCGATAATTTTAGTTTTTCAGCACATCTGGAACATCCTGTCGAAGTGCCCGAAAGTGTAGAATACATCTACCTGAAAGTAAAAGTTGATGGACATCACTATAACTATTCTTATTCATTTGATGGAGAATCGTGGATGGACATAGGGGTGACTTTTGAAAGTCGTAAACTGTCTGACGATTATGTTGAAGGCGGGGGGTTCTTTACAGGCGCCTTTGTAGGGATGCAGTGCCAGGATACAAGCGGCAGAGGAAAGCATGCCGACTTCAAATATTTCAGATACAGCGAAAATTAG
- the xylB gene encoding xylulokinase produces the protein MAHVLGVDLGTSSIKVIMVDEAGAVVKESVQPLNIFHEKPGYSEQDPEEWVEKTLLALKEIGDTGTEEIEALSFSGQMHGLVLVGESGMALRNAILWNDTRTTRECEEILQTIGSDRLVGITKNTALEGFTLPKLLWVKKHEPEMLEKAYRFLLPKDYLRYRLTGELNMEYSDAAGTLLLDVQHREWSRELCEALGLDFSLCPPLVESTAQTGHLNTETVEATGLSEKVKVFAGGADNACGAIGAGILAEGDALCSIGTSGVVLSYESTGDKDFGGAIHYFNHGAPGAFYTMGVTLAAGDSLSWFKNTFAPDTGFEELLAGIRGVPAGANGLLFTPYISGERTPHIDSSIRGGFNGIDTSHTRDHFMRAVVEGITFSLKESLEIIRNHGKQIDRIISIGGGAKNAEWLQIQADVFNAEIVKLKTEQGPAMGAAMIAAVGSGWFDSLKACAETFTEEAESFKPSKVEVEQYEKVYELYKQVYPATRKLNHDLMVYK, from the coding sequence ATGGCGCATGTACTGGGTGTTGACCTTGGCACAAGTTCAATCAAGGTAATCATGGTTGATGAAGCGGGGGCAGTCGTAAAAGAGTCTGTCCAACCGCTCAATATATTTCATGAAAAACCAGGATACAGTGAACAGGACCCTGAAGAGTGGGTTGAGAAGACGCTGCTGGCGCTCAAGGAAATAGGCGACACAGGCACTGAAGAGATTGAAGCATTGAGTTTCTCCGGTCAGATGCATGGGCTGGTGCTTGTAGGGGAATCCGGAATGGCATTGAGGAATGCGATTCTGTGGAATGATACCCGGACGACCAGGGAATGTGAAGAAATTCTACAGACTATCGGAAGCGACAGATTGGTTGGCATCACAAAAAATACAGCTCTGGAAGGCTTTACGCTTCCAAAGCTGTTATGGGTGAAGAAGCACGAACCTGAGATGCTGGAGAAAGCATATCGTTTCCTATTACCGAAAGACTACTTGAGATATAGGCTCACAGGTGAGCTGAACATGGAATATTCGGATGCTGCCGGAACATTGCTGCTGGATGTGCAACACAGGGAGTGGAGTCGGGAACTCTGCGAGGCGCTTGGCCTCGACTTCTCCCTCTGCCCACCACTCGTGGAATCAACAGCCCAGACTGGTCATTTGAATACGGAAACAGTGGAAGCGACAGGGTTGTCAGAAAAAGTGAAAGTGTTCGCGGGCGGAGCGGATAATGCATGCGGTGCCATCGGGGCAGGCATACTAGCCGAAGGTGATGCACTCTGCAGCATCGGGACTTCCGGTGTAGTACTCTCCTATGAATCGACCGGAGATAAAGACTTCGGCGGCGCCATCCATTATTTCAACCATGGGGCGCCGGGAGCCTTCTATACGATGGGAGTGACACTCGCTGCAGGGGACAGCCTTTCCTGGTTCAAGAACACCTTTGCACCAGACACGGGCTTTGAAGAGTTGCTTGCAGGCATTAGGGGAGTTCCGGCTGGTGCCAATGGACTGCTCTTCACCCCATATATATCCGGTGAGCGGACGCCGCATATCGACAGCAGTATCCGCGGCGGGTTCAACGGCATAGATACATCGCACACACGTGATCATTTCATGCGTGCAGTGGTGGAAGGCATCACCTTCTCATTAAAGGAATCCCTGGAAATCATCAGGAATCATGGAAAGCAGATCGACCGCATCATCTCCATAGGTGGTGGGGCTAAAAATGCAGAATGGCTGCAGATCCAGGCGGATGTCTTCAATGCAGAGATAGTGAAATTGAAGACCGAGCAAGGTCCGGCGATGGGGGCGGCGATGATTGCCGCAGTCGGTTCAGGCTGGTTCGATTCTTTGAAAGCGTGTGCGGAAACCTTCACGGAGGAGGCGGAAAGCTTCAAACCTTCAAAAGTCGAAGTGGAGCAGTATGAGAAAGTATACGAGCTATATAAACAGGTCTATCCTGCAACACGAAAGTTGAATCATGACCTGATGGTGTACAAATAA
- the xylA gene encoding xylose isomerase, with the protein MAYFNNIGKINYEGPNSNKDMAFKFYNPDEKINGRRMEDILKFGVAYWHTFTEDLSDPFGAGTAQRPWDKFSGMDLAKARVEAAFEFYDKLGVPYFCFHDVDIAPEGDSLKETYKNLDEIVAMIKDYQKTSDVKLLWNTANNFSHPRFVHGAASSNSADVFAYAAAKVKKGLEIGKELGGESYVFWGGREGYETLLNTDMKLELDNLGRFFHMAKDYAREIGFDAQFLIEPKPKEPTSHQYDFDVASGYAFLQNYGLEKDFKFNIEANHATLAGHTFEHELHYARIHDMLGSVDANQGHPLLGWDTDEFPTDIYSTTLAMYEILKNGGLGKGGLNFDAKVRRGSFKADDLFHAHIAGMDSFAVGLKLAQRLLDDGVIEDLISKRYDSFNQGIGKEIVDGTTDFKKLEAHALGLGEINLESGSLEKIKAKINQYMLTMYK; encoded by the coding sequence ATGGCATACTTCAACAACATAGGAAAAATCAATTATGAGGGACCGAATTCAAACAAGGACATGGCGTTCAAGTTCTATAATCCGGATGAAAAAATCAATGGCCGACGCATGGAGGATATCCTGAAGTTCGGCGTCGCCTATTGGCATACGTTCACCGAGGATCTTTCGGACCCATTCGGTGCCGGTACAGCACAGAGGCCTTGGGACAAATTTAGTGGAATGGATCTGGCCAAGGCACGGGTCGAAGCGGCTTTCGAATTCTACGACAAGCTTGGTGTTCCGTACTTCTGCTTCCATGATGTAGATATTGCACCTGAGGGAGATTCCCTGAAAGAAACCTATAAAAATCTTGATGAGATCGTCGCAATGATCAAAGATTACCAGAAGACGAGCGATGTAAAGCTGCTCTGGAATACTGCCAACAACTTCTCCCACCCAAGATTCGTCCATGGAGCTGCTTCTTCCAACAGTGCGGATGTATTTGCCTATGCAGCTGCGAAAGTGAAGAAAGGACTTGAAATCGGCAAGGAGCTTGGTGGAGAAAGCTACGTTTTCTGGGGTGGCCGTGAAGGGTACGAGACGCTGCTGAACACGGATATGAAACTTGAATTGGATAACCTGGGCAGGTTCTTCCATATGGCAAAGGACTATGCAAGGGAAATCGGATTCGATGCCCAGTTCCTGATCGAGCCGAAGCCGAAGGAGCCGACTTCCCATCAGTATGACTTTGATGTGGCAAGTGGATATGCCTTCCTCCAAAATTATGGTCTTGAGAAGGATTTCAAATTCAATATAGAAGCAAACCATGCAACATTGGCCGGTCATACATTCGAGCATGAACTGCACTATGCAAGAATCCACGATATGCTCGGCTCCGTCGATGCGAATCAGGGGCACCCGCTGCTCGGGTGGGATACGGACGAATTCCCGACAGACATCTACTCGACGACTCTGGCAATGTACGAAATCCTCAAAAATGGTGGCCTCGGAAAAGGCGGACTCAACTTCGATGCCAAAGTGAGAAGGGGATCATTCAAGGCAGACGACCTCTTCCATGCCCATATTGCAGGAATGGACAGCTTCGCAGTGGGGCTTAAACTCGCCCAAAGGCTGCTTGATGATGGTGTGATCGAAGACCTCATCAGCAAACGCTACGACTCCTTTAACCAGGGCATCGGCAAAGAGATCGTGGATGGTACTACAGATTTCAAGAAACTCGAAGCACACGCGCTTGGACTTGGTGAAATCAACCTCGAATCCGGCAGCCTCGAGAAGATTAAAGCGAAAATCAATCAATATATGCTGACGATGTATAAATAG
- a CDS encoding YesL family protein — MYNSFIYRILEWIMRLAYVQLLWVVFTLIGLVAFGLFPATFSLFHVVRRWLRGETDVSVSRTFSSHYRETFFQSNLLGLCVIFGVALIAVNLIFIDVTAPDNLTLIHILLFAVILLYTLFLFYLFPAFVHFEDSILKVMRNAFLFMLVSPVHTALMAVSLAALGAIFYFLPPLAFIFGMTAYSLTTTWFALMAFNKLNSKAPNS; from the coding sequence ATGTATAACTCATTCATATACAGAATACTTGAGTGGATTATGCGTCTTGCGTATGTGCAGCTCCTCTGGGTAGTATTCACTCTAATCGGTCTGGTGGCATTCGGTCTCTTCCCTGCTACATTCTCCCTATTCCATGTGGTTCGGAGATGGTTGAGGGGAGAAACCGATGTATCGGTTTCAAGGACTTTCTCCAGCCACTACAGGGAGACCTTTTTCCAAAGCAACCTGCTCGGCCTGTGCGTTATCTTCGGAGTGGCCCTGATTGCAGTGAACCTCATCTTCATCGATGTCACTGCACCCGACAACCTGACGCTGATACACATCCTGCTTTTTGCTGTCATATTACTCTACACCCTGTTCCTGTTCTATCTGTTCCCCGCTTTCGTCCATTTTGAAGACAGCATATTGAAAGTCATGAGAAACGCATTCCTCTTCATGCTGGTCAGTCCTGTGCATACAGCACTGATGGCTGTATCACTTGCAGCACTTGGCGCAATCTTCTACTTCCTCCCGCCGCTTGCCTTCATCTTTGGCATGACTGCCTATTCATTAACGACCACCTGGTTCGCCCTCATGGCTTTCAATAAGCTCAATTCAAAGGCACCGAACAGCTAA
- a CDS encoding carbohydrate ABC transporter permease yields the protein MNRLGYILLYSFLGIVAVIQLFPLFWLFLFSLKDNREIFSGSPFALPSEFKWENYLKVWEGGIGLYFWNSIWITATAVILTVVIASMATFALTRMKWKLSGLVLGLIMVGLMIPVHSAIIPLFSMFLQVNLIDNPLSIIITYTAYNLPITIMILLGFYYTLPREIEEAAVIDGCNIHGVFFRIILPMTMPIMSTTIIINMIYNWNEFVFVNTFISSDKYKTLTVGIQNFIGQYMTDWGAIGATLIISILPILIAFIFFSNKVVEGLASSAVKG from the coding sequence TTGAATCGTTTAGGTTACATACTGCTCTATTCCTTCCTTGGAATCGTGGCAGTGATACAACTTTTTCCGCTGTTTTGGCTGTTCCTCTTTTCCCTCAAGGACAACAGGGAGATCTTTTCCGGGTCTCCCTTTGCCCTGCCAAGTGAATTCAAATGGGAGAACTACCTGAAGGTATGGGAGGGCGGCATCGGTCTCTACTTCTGGAACAGCATATGGATTACAGCTACTGCTGTAATACTCACTGTAGTGATAGCCAGCATGGCTACATTTGCATTGACCAGGATGAAATGGAAACTCAGCGGCCTGGTGCTGGGGCTGATCATGGTCGGCCTGATGATCCCCGTCCATTCGGCCATCATTCCGCTGTTCAGCATGTTCCTTCAAGTCAATCTGATCGACAATCCATTGTCGATCATCATCACCTATACGGCCTATAATCTGCCAATCACCATCATGATCCTGCTCGGCTTCTACTACACACTCCCAAGAGAGATAGAGGAAGCGGCAGTCATTGACGGCTGTAATATCCATGGGGTGTTTTTCAGGATCATACTACCCATGACGATGCCGATCATGTCCACGACGATCATCATCAACATGATCTACAACTGGAATGAGTTCGTATTCGTCAACACCTTCATCAGCTCCGATAAGTACAAGACGTTGACAGTCGGGATACAGAACTTCATAGGCCAGTATATGACGGACTGGGGGGCTATTGGGGCCACCCTCATCATCAGTATCTTGCCTATCCTCATCGCCTTCATCTTTTTCAGCAATAAAGTGGTGGAGGGACTCGCTTCCAGTGCGGTCAAAGGATGA
- a CDS encoding carbohydrate ABC transporter permease has protein sequence MNKVMSNKWMILLYMSPALLLVGVLIFIPLILSGYYGLMEWDGIGEMKFIGLENYIRGLQDGMFWTSVWHSTLLALFSTLSLILYLAVSLVLASKIKGAGLLRKIYLIPMLLSSVAIAQLWIKVYNPSNGILNWILMQVGVENPPSWLADPNIVLYAIFLPIVWQYAGFYILIYYAALKNIPETVIEAARIDGASPLQIALKIKLPLIREVILVTVVLAVVGSLKYFDLIYVMTNGGPNGASEVMASYMYKLAFSVNDFGYGSAIGFLMLIITLIATLLIRKATSSDEKLQY, from the coding sequence ATGAATAAGGTAATGTCTAATAAATGGATGATACTCCTCTACATGTCACCGGCGCTTCTGCTGGTGGGGGTGCTGATCTTCATTCCACTTATCCTGTCAGGCTATTATGGATTGATGGAGTGGGACGGTATAGGGGAAATGAAATTCATCGGATTGGAAAACTATATCAGGGGCTTGCAAGACGGCATGTTCTGGACAAGTGTATGGCATTCGACACTTCTGGCTCTATTTTCTACACTGAGCCTCATACTCTATCTGGCTGTATCCCTTGTGTTGGCTTCCAAAATAAAAGGGGCCGGTCTCCTGAGAAAAATCTATCTTATCCCAATGTTGCTGTCGTCTGTTGCGATTGCGCAGTTGTGGATCAAAGTCTACAATCCTTCCAATGGTATCCTAAATTGGATCCTGATGCAGGTGGGGGTTGAAAATCCACCTTCATGGCTGGCTGACCCGAATATCGTACTCTATGCCATATTTCTGCCGATAGTGTGGCAGTATGCAGGGTTCTACATACTCATATACTATGCTGCACTGAAGAATATTCCCGAGACGGTGATTGAGGCGGCCCGTATAGATGGGGCATCGCCGCTGCAGATTGCACTCAAGATAAAATTACCTCTGATCCGGGAAGTCATCCTTGTTACGGTAGTGCTGGCGGTTGTCGGGTCATTGAAATACTTTGATTTGATTTATGTAATGACCAATGGGGGACCGAACGGTGCAAGTGAGGTCATGGCCTCATATATGTATAAGCTCGCCTTCTCGGTAAATGACTTCGGGTACGGAAGTGCGATTGGATTCCTGATGCTCATAATTACATTGATAGCAACCTTGCTCATCCGTAAAGCCACTTCAAGTGATGAGAAACTTCAATATTAA
- a CDS encoding ABC transporter substrate-binding protein, whose product MVLMLGACSGGEDESASAGEGNEGEKTVEFMHLWPEGNSAQHHRVVEEIISDFEAENEGVSVDVEVLSNEQYKDKVKVLSSSDELPDVGMTWAAGYLEPYVSGEKFAPLDDMLDDGLREQFVEGTTEGYEIDGQTYGLPLELNTANVYYNKAIFDEYGLEPPETLEEFNSVVDTLNENGVPPVALGNGDSWTGSMWYMYLADRLGGSQLLTEAIESGDFNKPELIQAAEEVQNLVDNDTFMQGANGLSDQEAKSSFMNEQAAMYLIATWDLPNYTTNEDVPQEFRDSVGYFKFPTVDGEGDMDSYVGGPGVGMFVAENSDVKEEAKAFTKFFVEEWGERAVTDVGIIPATKIDPESLDLPQMYVDVLNDLNSASNITLYADVQMSADAADVHLNQIQALFGGEVTPEEFTEAHTEVLEGE is encoded by the coding sequence ATGGTTCTGATGCTTGGAGCTTGTTCCGGTGGAGAGGACGAGTCCGCTTCAGCGGGTGAAGGGAACGAAGGGGAAAAAACGGTCGAATTCATGCATCTATGGCCGGAAGGCAATTCGGCCCAGCATCATAGGGTGGTCGAGGAGATCATCTCAGATTTTGAAGCAGAGAATGAAGGAGTCTCGGTGGATGTTGAAGTCTTGAGCAACGAGCAGTATAAGGATAAGGTGAAGGTGCTCTCCTCCTCTGATGAATTGCCGGATGTCGGCATGACATGGGCAGCGGGATATCTGGAGCCTTATGTCAGCGGAGAAAAGTTCGCGCCACTGGACGACATGCTGGATGATGGATTGCGCGAACAGTTTGTAGAAGGGACGACTGAAGGCTATGAAATCGACGGTCAGACGTATGGCCTGCCATTGGAACTGAATACGGCGAACGTCTACTACAACAAAGCCATATTCGATGAATACGGCCTGGAGCCGCCTGAGACACTGGAGGAGTTCAATTCGGTGGTGGATACACTGAACGAAAATGGTGTACCGCCTGTCGCTCTTGGAAATGGAGACAGTTGGACAGGCTCGATGTGGTATATGTATCTGGCTGACAGGCTCGGGGGCTCCCAACTGCTGACGGAAGCCATTGAATCCGGCGATTTCAACAAGCCTGAACTTATACAGGCTGCAGAAGAAGTACAGAACCTCGTGGATAATGATACCTTCATGCAAGGGGCGAATGGTCTGTCCGACCAGGAAGCCAAGAGTTCATTCATGAATGAGCAGGCGGCAATGTACCTGATTGCTACATGGGATCTGCCGAACTACACGACGAATGAAGACGTTCCACAGGAGTTCCGCGACTCGGTCGGCTATTTCAAATTCCCAACCGTTGACGGTGAGGGAGATATGGACAGCTATGTCGGCGGTCCGGGCGTTGGCATGTTCGTTGCTGAAAACTCGGATGTAAAGGAAGAGGCGAAGGCATTTACCAAATTCTTCGTAGAAGAATGGGGCGAGCGTGCAGTGACCGATGTAGGTATAATTCCGGCAACCAAAATCGATCCCGAATCGCTGGACCTGCCTCAGATGTATGTAGATGTGCTGAACGATTTGAATTCGGCTTCTAACATCACTCTTTATGCAGATGTACAGATGAGTGCAGACGCAGCAGATGTGCACCTGAATCAGATACAGGCATTGTTCGGCGGAGAAGTGACACCTGAAGAATTCACTGAAGCACATACGGAAGTGCTCGAGGGCGAATAG
- a CDS encoding ROK family protein, with protein MKKTKTWNQHVVKQENKDLVLHTIMRYAPISRAETAIKTSLNKGTVSSLVNDLIEENMVYESGPGKSSGGRRPVMLNFNRMAGCSIGIDLGVNYILGVLTDLTGEILMEKYIKYEYESYEITIQHTLEVIDYLIARQPDTPYSIVGIGVGIPGAVDLKGQVMLAPNLNWENIEIKDKLQERYGVPVVIENEANAGCYGEKKYGVGSKSNHILYISIGIGIGIGMMLNGELYRGNNGFSGEMGHMTIDLNGNPCPCGNQGCWELYASEKGLHAAMSAYGIPPQSNDQRDLEYLIGLARQKDEQAIALFNTVGGYIGLGVKNIVNTFNPEQVIIGNRMSSAQEWIEPAIREKLDGTLWFQKEGLHLEFSGLSTHSSAMGMAAFSIENFLMNYQYSQTAL; from the coding sequence ATGAAGAAAACAAAGACTTGGAACCAACATGTGGTCAAACAGGAGAATAAGGACCTCGTACTGCATACGATCATGCGCTACGCCCCGATCTCCAGAGCAGAAACGGCAATTAAAACCAGCTTGAACAAAGGGACGGTCTCCTCCCTCGTCAATGATCTGATTGAAGAGAATATGGTCTACGAGTCCGGACCTGGGAAATCCAGTGGCGGCAGACGTCCGGTCATGCTGAACTTCAACCGGATGGCCGGCTGTTCCATAGGAATCGACCTTGGCGTCAACTATATCCTTGGGGTGCTTACCGACCTCACCGGTGAGATTCTGATGGAAAAGTATATCAAATACGAATATGAATCCTACGAGATAACCATCCAACATACGTTGGAAGTAATCGATTACCTCATTGCCAGACAGCCCGACACCCCCTACAGCATTGTGGGGATCGGGGTCGGCATTCCAGGAGCAGTCGACTTGAAGGGCCAGGTCATGCTCGCACCCAATCTCAACTGGGAAAACATAGAGATAAAAGACAAGCTGCAAGAGCGGTATGGGGTCCCGGTAGTTATCGAAAATGAGGCGAATGCAGGATGTTATGGTGAAAAGAAATACGGTGTTGGCAGCAAAAGCAATCATATCCTCTACATCAGCATTGGTATCGGCATCGGCATCGGCATGATGCTGAATGGAGAGCTCTATCGCGGCAACAACGGTTTTTCTGGCGAAATGGGACACATGACCATCGATCTGAATGGCAATCCCTGTCCATGTGGCAACCAGGGGTGCTGGGAGCTCTATGCTTCTGAAAAGGGGTTGCATGCAGCGATGTCTGCATATGGGATTCCTCCTCAATCAAATGATCAGAGGGACCTCGAATATCTGATCGGCCTCGCCCGGCAGAAAGATGAGCAGGCCATCGCACTCTTCAATACGGTCGGCGGCTATATCGGCCTTGGTGTCAAGAATATCGTCAATACATTCAATCCTGAACAGGTCATCATCGGAAACCGCATGAGCTCTGCACAGGAATGGATTGAACCTGCAATAAGAGAAAAACTGGATGGGACACTATGGTTCCAAAAGGAAGGGCTGCACCTTGAATTCTCCGGTCTCTCCACCCACTCTTCAGCAATGGGCATGGCCGCCTTTTCCATCGAAAACTTCCTGATGAACTACCAATATAGCCAAACCGCACTTTAG
- a CDS encoding helix-turn-helix domain-containing protein, translated as MLSRLKAAFPSLIPFTWEESERERYIWFVMEDDEIIGIDKSELTERDFSVLSAFLIPYREKFPMPTDEEKKWIDALQGRQEREGESSYRFIHFHILTRHVEPKAVDQALREAIDREVKIIWKDAHEGIIIEEIEQAKETIKFEEIIDLIMSDLYLNIKLYVAPANYDAMSPKTYHDRTSEQAHLLFNTLGQSVISFTDGMTDLILDRTSQEDRQNIISVLGDYADDLAWLEAMTILFSSSLNISVASKKLFMHRNTLLYKMDKFSENTGLDLRNFDDAVKVQLAIRCLNMEKCTK; from the coding sequence ATGCTTTCAAGACTTAAGGCCGCTTTCCCTTCCCTCATTCCTTTCACATGGGAAGAGTCGGAACGGGAAAGGTACATATGGTTTGTGATGGAGGATGATGAAATAATCGGCATCGATAAGTCCGAGCTCACCGAACGTGATTTTTCAGTACTTTCCGCCTTCCTCATCCCCTACCGGGAGAAATTTCCAATGCCCACAGATGAAGAGAAGAAGTGGATCGATGCCCTGCAGGGAAGACAAGAACGTGAGGGGGAATCCAGCTACCGCTTCATCCACTTCCACATCCTCACCAGGCATGTTGAACCCAAAGCCGTCGATCAGGCACTCAGGGAGGCAATCGACCGGGAGGTGAAAATCATCTGGAAGGATGCCCATGAAGGCATCATCATAGAAGAAATCGAGCAGGCGAAGGAAACCATCAAATTCGAAGAAATCATCGATTTGATCATGAGCGACCTCTACCTGAACATAAAACTGTATGTGGCGCCTGCCAACTATGATGCCATGAGCCCAAAAACTTATCATGACCGGACCTCAGAGCAGGCCCATCTCCTTTTCAACACCCTGGGACAATCCGTCATATCCTTCACCGACGGCATGACGGACCTCATACTCGACAGAACTTCCCAGGAGGACAGACAGAACATCATTTCAGTGCTCGGTGATTATGCAGACGACCTTGCCTGGCTCGAGGCAATGACAATCCTCTTCAGTAGTAGCCTGAACATATCGGTAGCTTCGAAAAAGCTGTTCATGCACAGGAATACACTGCTGTACAAGATGGACAAGTTCAGTGAAAATACTGGGCTTGACCTACGTAATTTCGATGATGCGGTAAAGGTCCAGCTTGCCATTAGATGCCTCAATATGGAGAAGTGCACAAAATAA